In Bactrocera oleae isolate idBacOlea1 chromosome 5, idBacOlea1, whole genome shotgun sequence, a genomic segment contains:
- the LOC118680815 gene encoding protein sister of odd and bowel-like, with translation MLDFCLVLFQETSDSPHVAAAGGISVSAGGGGNVACSTSAAAAAAAIAASAASTSHGLDQSQTPPPLYQCIYCGHTFQHQSKLTRHILSHSLKTLEYRETAQHPLLHSHLLSHDLNLAQLPQFTTYQMNAAALAASGADTQEQQAAAAVMAAAMELAATCGSVGARSALDLDGSGGRLGHGGGVGGGSATGNSGISGSSAGSGGMVLSGAGSSSSSTSAAAAAAAAAALAASSSTSGSLLGASSSGADPNGVVLCKFCGKSFPDVHVLIGHLPVHTGERPFKCEFCGKAFKLRHHMKDHCRVHTGERPFRCHMCGKTFSRSTILKAHEKTHFPKYVRKYLSPSPVDTKDELPQ, from the exons ATGTTGGATTTTTGTTTGGTGTTGTTCCAGGAAACGTCCGATTCGCCGCACGTTGCTGCTGCTGGCGGCATCTCGGTTAGCGCTGGCGGTGGCGGCAATGTCGCATGTTCCACATCGGCCGCTGCCGCTGCCGCAGCCATTGCTGCGTCGGCCGCCTCCACCTCTCACGGTCTTGACCAATCGCAAACCCCGCCGCCCCTCTATCAGTGTATATATTGCGGCCACACATTCCAGCACCAAAGCAAGCTAACGCGACACATACTCTCGCATTCGCTAAAAACGCTGGAGTATCGCGAGACCGCACAGCATCCGCTCTTGCATTCGCATTTGCTGTCGCACGACCTCAATTTGGCGCAGTTGCCACAATTTACCACGTACCAAATGAATGCCGCCGCATTGGCGGCTAGCGGCGCCGATACTCAGGAACAACAAGCAGCTGCCGCTGTTATGGCTGCCGCTATGGAGCTGGCGGCCACATGCGGTAGTGTTGGTGCGCGTAGCGCACTCGATCTCGACGGCAGTGGTGGCAGACTTGGCCACGGCGGTGGTGTTGGTGGCGGTTCGGCAACAGGCAATAGCGGCATTAGTGGCTCGTCAGCGGGTAGTGGCGGTATGGTATTGAGCGGCGCTGGTTCGTCGTCTTCTTCGACATCGGCAGCGGCGGCGGCAGCGGCCGCAGCTGCATTGGCTGCTTCGTCGTCGACATCGGGCTCGTTGTTGGGCGCCTCATCGAGTGGCGCCGATCCGAATGGCGTTGTGCTGTGCAAATTTTGTGGCAAAAGTTTTCCCGATGTCCACGTGTTGATCGGGCATCTGCCGGTGCATACGGGCGAACGACCATTTAAATGTGAGTTCTGTGGCAAGGCGTTCAAGCTGCGCCATCATATGAAAGACCATTGTCGCGTCCACACGG GTGAACGACCCTTCCGCTGTCACATGTGCGGGAAGACCTTCTCACGCTCAACCATACTCAAGGCGCACGAGAAAACCCATTTTCCCAAGTATGTGCGCAAATATCTCTCACCAAGCCCTGTCGACACAAAGGATGAACTACCACAATAG